The sequence CCCAACTCCCTGATCAAGCTCCTCAGGTTGAGGAACCTAATCTTCAACGGCTTTACCTTATACGTCTTGTAGGCCTGGGCAAACTCATCACTCGTGACGCCAATAAGCACCTTACGCCCATAATTAAGCGCGGTAAATAATAAGGCGGTGTGGCCAGTGTGTAGTGTGTCGAATGTGCCTCCAACGGCAACCTTCCTAAACCTGGCCCTCAGCACTGTGCAACACCCACTGGTGCTTCATATTATTGTTATTAATAAAATTGATTCCCTTATTAGCTCGCCACTTCTTGGCTTGTTCTGTGAATTATATATTTAATTGTGGATTATATATAATGGGTATAAAAATATTACCTTAGACTTAGGTTTTTATACCCAATTAAACCCTATACATGTGTCATCAATTTACAGGAGGGTTATTAGGATTGGCGAGAAGAGTATTGGTATTACGCTACCCCGGCGTTGGCTTGACATGCTAAGTGTGGGTATTGGTGATGTGGTTGAGATAAGTCTCGTTGGAAAGGTCATTGTGGTTAAACCAGTGACCCAGGCAGGCGGCGAGACTAATGAGGTTAGTATATCACTCAGTGGTGCCATTGATGAGGCGACAAGGGTAATAATCGCAAGTTACATTGAGGGTTACGATAACGTGGAGATAATTGGACAAAAGGATAGCATTAGGAGGGCGTTCTCTAATGTTGAGAATAAACTACCTGGCTCATTAATGCTTGAGAGTGATGGTAGTGTGTTGATTAAGGTGGCAACCAGTGAGTCAAATGTTGATCTAAACGAGGTGATAAATAGCATGGCGAATATCCTAAATTCCATGTTTAACAAGTTCATTGATTACCTTGGTACGGGAAAGGAGGACTCGCTCAAAGAGGTACTTGAGCTCGATGATCAAATGGACAAGCTCTACTTCCTGGCGCTGAGGACTATAAAGAAGTTATCCTTCAGGGACCCGAAGAGGGCCATTGACGATACTATCGTGGTTAAGAACCTGGAACATGCGGCGGATGCCCTGGACAGGCTCTCGAATGCCTTCATGAGGGTGCAGGCGACTCAATGCAAACGCGAGATCGGTGAGAAACTCAGGGACGTCTGGACATACATAATGAAGGCGGTATATGCATACCTAGACAATAATATAAATAACGCCCTAAAGGTCCTGCTAGACAGAGAACGCATGCTCAATAGCATGCTGGAGTTAGCCAACATGGGATGCACTGGGTTAAGTGGACTACTAACGGCATCAATACACGAGGGGCAATTAATAGTGGCTTTGGCAGCTGACATAGCCGAGGCAGCCTTCAGTAGGCACGTGAGGAGCATTGCAAAACCCACCAGGTTAGTGGCTGGAGAGGAACTGGGCGGTGAGGAATAGTGGGTCTGCCCATGATGAACACGTCGGTAGCTGAACGATGAAGACGGTCAGAGATCCTGAAATACACAACCTAAGGGAACTGGAATTAGTAATTCAGGGTATACCGGGTTATAGGACGCCAAGGTTAAGGCTTGAGCAGTACGTAACCGACTCAAACATAGTGGCGGTTGCGGTTTGGGACGCTCACATGAGGAATTACCTAACTAATGCAAGGGTGCTTGACCTGGGCTGTGGAACAGGCAGGTTTGCAATAGCGGCGGCACTAATGGGCGCTGCGCAGGTACTCTGCATGGACATTGACCAAGATGCCCTGGATACCGCCAGGAAGTCAGCGAGTAATTACAACCTTAATAATGTGGATTTCATAGTCGAAGACGTCAGAAACCTCGAACTAATGGGCAAATTCAACATTGTATTTCAAAACCCACCATTCGGAATATGGACCGAGAGGGGACTCGATATGAAATTCCTAAGCACAGCAGCAAAATACAGCAACATAATATACACAATACATAAGTTAAGCACCCTAGACTACGTAAGCAATAAAGTTAACTCATTGGGATGCACAATGAGTGTTCTGGATAAAGTAACAATAA is a genomic window of Vulcanisaeta souniana JCM 11219 containing:
- a CDS encoding METTL5 family protein, with the protein product MKTVRDPEIHNLRELELVIQGIPGYRTPRLRLEQYVTDSNIVAVAVWDAHMRNYLTNARVLDLGCGTGRFAIAAALMGAAQVLCMDIDQDALDTARKSASNYNLNNVDFIVEDVRNLELMGKFNIVFQNPPFGIWTERGLDMKFLSTAAKYSNIIYTIHKLSTLDYVSNKVNSLGCTMSVLDKVTITIPRTYKHHKKEKYRTEVFLARIECKNTKP
- a CDS encoding phosphate signaling complex PhoU family protein, whose product is MSSIYRRVIRIGEKSIGITLPRRWLDMLSVGIGDVVEISLVGKVIVVKPVTQAGGETNEVSISLSGAIDEATRVIIASYIEGYDNVEIIGQKDSIRRAFSNVENKLPGSLMLESDGSVLIKVATSESNVDLNEVINSMANILNSMFNKFIDYLGTGKEDSLKEVLELDDQMDKLYFLALRTIKKLSFRDPKRAIDDTIVVKNLEHAADALDRLSNAFMRVQATQCKREIGEKLRDVWTYIMKAVYAYLDNNINNALKVLLDRERMLNSMLELANMGCTGLSGLLTASIHEGQLIVALAADIAEAAFSRHVRSIAKPTRLVAGEELGGEE